One Glycine soja cultivar W05 chromosome 7, ASM419377v2, whole genome shotgun sequence genomic window, ATTATTGATCACTGAAACAAAAAGTTCAAAGATACGTACTACTCCATTCCATTGTAAGATTAGAAACATCGTATAATAGGAAATCAGTTTGTATTTATATTGTTACAGGTCTAGTCACGAGGTGATTTCTAAAATATCCGGTTAGtaattgtgttttgttttgtttaatatGAACGTGTTTATACGTAGAAGAGTgtcattaattcattaagcgcaattaaaaatttattgacaAGAATTAAAGCACaataatatgaattattttaatgagTAGCATAATATATGAATTAAGTACTCAGAAAAAATGATAAcgtaaatgttaaaattaaagatggataatttttttggaCATAAAGTTGGATAATAAAATAAGTGCATGCTTGAATTAAAGTTGGGAGTACTAAAAAGtacttttattttagaaataacaatttttttccttctcaattCATGTATTGAAACGcttaattttacatttaaatttgcGAAAATATTTTATGCAACTTTAAATCAAAGATAAGGCTAAATAGTTAGCTAGGAGAGTTataatataacatatataaatagaaataagaTAGTAGCGTGAGTAAAATTTAAATCTTcaaaaacatgataaaaaaaataatactttgaTCAAAGAGTTTTAACCTGAAGAAAAGGACATTAAGCAAAAGTAACACACACGGTGAAGTAGCACTAGCACGTGACTCCCTAAGGCACTTAGTAGTTTGAATAACACGGTACTTTGATTTTGAAGCAGTCTGAGTAGTGCATTTTCCTTAGTAATTTCCCTTCAGACGTTTGGAAAACGTCCACTACTTAAGTTTCTCTCACTCTTTCCACTTCGGTCAACCATTGTTTGTTTACTTCTCACACCTCCTTCCTTCCAAAGCCACCATTCTcccttcttccattttttgtttctcttttctcaCTGCCCAATTCTCTCTTTCCCAATATATCTGCAGCCTTTGTATTCAAGTTCTGAGGCTTTGTTTCCATGTTTTTCCTTCATGGGGTGCTGATATTTCTCCGTTTTTTGCATCATGGGTTTTTCCCTCAAAATGGATTCTTTTGAGATGATGAGTTGGTGAGTACTGTGGTATTTATTTTGGGTTTTGGCTTCAATTTGGACTGCATGAAATGGCTTCTCTTGTGAGAAAGTTAAGGCCTTCTTCTGTGCCTACTGTTACTGTGGAAACTGAAGATAGCTTAAGCAGCTATGAGTACTCCCTTGCTGTGGTGTATAATGGCCCTCCTCTCAGTTACTCCATTCCTGAAATCCCTGCTTTCAAAATTGACCAAATCCCAATTGCAACCATTGCTTCTCTCTCTCATGATGACGTCTCAGTCCCAGTTATCCAACCTCTTGGCAAAAGTCTTCACAAAAGGAAGCAGAATCACTGGGTGACAGATTCTGTTGTCCTTTCAAGCTTGGACTCTTGTGCAGTAGATTCACCACCAGCACCAGACGGTGTTGATGGTGATATGCACAAGAGTAGTCCAGACACTTTGGAATTTCCTGATGATAGAGATGGCACTTTTCTTCACACAACTTCTGACACCACAGAATCAGGTCCAGGTTCGGTTACAACCTCTCTATTTGCCCCTTCTGATGAGATTTGTTCCTTCAGAGAGGAAGAGCAAACACCAAGTCCAACTCCAAAGCATGTGAAGCGTGTTTCTGCGGTGACCTTCTGTGATCCTGAGTCAAACTACATGGTGGAGACAGATAGTGATGAGTTTGGTGACTCTCAGGTTGAGAGTGTTCCAGTGATGGAACGTGCTGTGAGGCCTGGGAAGAAGGGTTCTTGCTATAGGTGCCTCAAGGGGAACCGTCTTACGCCAAAGGAGGTTTGCATTGTTTGTAGTGCAAAGTATTGTCGCAGCTGTGTGGTGAGGGCTATGGGGTCCATGCCAGAGGGAAGAAAATGTGTGACTTGCATTGGCTACAGAATTTATGAGAGAAATAGAAGCAAGCTGGGGAAGTGTTCTCGTATGATGAAATTGTTGCTGTCTGAGTTGACTGTGACTCAAGTCATGGATGATGAAAGGTCTTGTGAAGCAAATCAAATACCACCGGAGCTTGTTTGTGTCAACTTGCAACCTCTGAATAGGGAACAGCTTAAATTGCTCCTCAACTGTCGAAACCCACCAAAACAACTGAAGCCAGGATCCTATTGGTATGATAAAGCATCTGGATTTTGGGGAAAGGTGAAAACTTAATTTCAACAACTACTTACTTTAATTTAGTCTATTTAGGGTGTGTTTAGGTAAAAAGCTTAATTAAGTTCTTATTCAACAAGCTGTTTTAATTTATGTGGTAGGTTATGCCATACATTTGATCATATAACTTACTGAAATAAACTAAGATGAGGTTAGTTTGAAAGATTCATGAAGAAGCTTAGtgaaataaactaaaaagaGCTTGTCAACCTTTTTGTGGATATATATCTCAGATTAGTTTAGTGTACCTTAAAAAATGGCACTTAGAACTCCAGGAATGTGCCTTCAACGTGGTTTCATTTtacttacaaaatttaattcatgaatCTTTCAACCCCATTTAATGTTTTTCCAAGTGAAGTTCTAATCTATTGCATTGCTTGATTTTACAGGATGGCCAACCGCCTAGCCAGATAATCAGCCCCCAGCTTGATGTTGGGGGTCGCCTGCACAAAAATGCAAGCAATGGAAACACTAATGTGATTATAAATGATCGCGAGATTACGCAAAAAGAGCGATTGATACTGCAGGTTTTTTGTCTTGAAcactattatattttattgcctatacataaatatatattttaaggatGTTAAACCAAAATGTTGCATTGCATTGATTGTTGCAGTTGGCTGGAGTGCCGTGTGAGGGAACACCTAACTTTTGGGTGAATGCTGATGGATCATACAGGGAAGAGGGGCAGAGGAATGATAGGGGCTGTATATGGGATAAGGTGATCATTGTTGAGATGCATGCTTCCTTTCCTTGTTTGGTTTTTATAGAAATAACAGCTCATCAATAGTTTTGGATTTCCCTTTTGCAGCGTGTAGCAAGGTTGGCTTGTGCAATTTTGTCTTTGCCAGTCCCTTCAAAGTCTGTAGCTCTTTCTTGTGAAGGTGAAACAGCTAACACAGACAGCGTTCATcgaaaaatacttcacaaattTCTCCTTGTTGGTTCTGTCAATTCTGGTGCATGTACTATATTTAAACAGGTAGGTTTCTCCTTGGGAGAACTCAGTTTTTCAGGCGCCTTATGTTGTATTCATatgcatgcatgcttaatgAATTGGCAAAGTACATGTGTACATTTAATGACTGTGCTGTGATTTTAAATGCTGAAAGGATAGTCCAATTCATTTTCAGCTCTTCAATTTACTTTTCAGTCTCATAATTTGGGTGATGCTTTGTCATATCAATATGGAGTTGGATATAGAAGAACTACATATGGACTTGACACACCCTAAGTCTTATTAGCTTTTACTTTTGAGTTTACAGTGAAATGCACTAACAACAGCTTATAAGGTCCCTgcctattattttctttaaagctGTCCTGTTCTCTATAATACCTTCTAGAAAGTAGGGATGCTCAATTTATGAGGGCATTTATGTGTGTGATATGAATGTTAGGGTCATAAGAGCTCAAGTTGTTGATTCTTATCAGTCACATTGCTAGTTGTCATGAGGTTCAGATAAGTTTTGAGTGCTTAATCTATATCTTGAAAATTTCTGGCTAATGTAAATTGTAATTTGTCAAATTTTGGAGTTTACTTTCCTCTTCTGGTGTGTATGAGACTGCAGTTCTGAATACTtctttatacttttaattaaaaccTTGATTTTGAGTGACACTAATGACTGAACCTTTTATCTTAGGCCAAGCTTCTGTATAATGATCCTTTCTCTGAAAATGAGCTCCAAAATATCAAGTCGGTGATCCAAAGTAACCTGTTTACCTACCTTGGTATACTGCTGGAGGGACGTGCACATTTCGAAGAAGAGAGTTTGTTGGAGAATAGGAAAAGAAGGTCTGTTGATGAATCTACATCATCAGGTAATTCTTATTTCCTTGTATAAAAGGTTGACCAGAAGGCTATTTCTTTTTGGACTTTGGATGAAGTAGGGGGcagcaatttttttaacattttcccttttcaaaattttctggATAGTGTAAACTGTAAAGGAAGTTGTCTTCCATAGAACCTTCCTTTAACAATGTTGAATATAGCAGAAGGAGTATTGTCAACTTTGCGATGACATCCTTCTTTTCTCAACTAAGAAAGGTTAACTATGTTAGTCTCTTACAAATTGCAACAGATGCATAGCTTTCGTTTTTGGAAACTGTGCAGTTTATCTGGTTTTGTATCAGTAGAAGACTAATGCTTCAgactatttcattattttcttgtCTCTAATGTGATTTCAGTTTTAATAGAAATCTTTTTACCTTCAGTTTTGTGCTTATCCTTTCACATTGATCCTAAAAGATGGTAGACACTTATTAATTAGCTGATAGAAGAAGCTTGTCTGCCATTAGTTGGAGATATGTGTTATGGAGAGAAGTCACTGATTTTAGTTTGTACAGGGAATATCGGCAGTGATGATGTTGAAACAACACTCTATTCCATTGGCTCACGATTGAAAGCTTTCTCAGATTGGCTACTCAAATACATGGTGTCAGGTAACCTGGATACAATATTTCCAGCTGCTACACGTGAATATGGACCAATGGTGGAGGGTTTGTGGAAGGATAAAGCCATTCAAGCAACATATGATAGGCGAAATGAACTAAAAATGCTACCCAGAAGTGCAAACTATTTTCTGGATCGTGTGAGTTAATGCTTGGTTGTCTATCTGCTCATCCTCACATGCATATTCAAGATCAttcatactatttttttaatattaatgaagccaatatgatttttaatttgttcaattttttgtcTGATGTCATATCCTCTATTTCCATCTGTTTCAGCATGGCGTTTGGATCATTGATCATTTGACACATAATCTGAAGCAGAAATTAGACAATAAATTTACAGAATTTGAATGTAGCTTTTCCCTTGTATTAGTTGTCTTacagttttgttcttttctttctctctttcaaaCCCTTTTGGATACCATGTGTTTCAACAAGGTTCATGACTATCTAAATCACTTCAGTGGGTTACTAGACATTTTGTGAATCTAGGCAGTGGTAAAAGTTTCTTGAactgattaaatttatttataacgaTCTGATGAACAATTTATTGTCTCCACTTAACAGTGGATGTCTAAATCCTTTTGACTGTGAAATTATTTGGCCATGCATCACATCAATAAACAATAGATTTTCATCAAAGTCTAATTTATCTCTCACATGCAGGCTGTTGAAATTTCCAAGACTGACTATGAGCCATCTGATACGGACATCTTGTACGCTGAGGGTATATCGTTATCCAACAGCCTCACTTCAATGGAATTTTGTTTTCCCAAGTCAAACAGTGAGGATTCTTTGTTTCCTGAGTATCAACATGAATCTTCTCTCAGGTTAGCTCCATCATTTTGTGCAGTTCGTCACACAAGAACTTGTTACTTCTGAATTAAGCTCACATCAGTGTGCATCCACTAGTAATGTTCAGTTTCTTGATGATGAGTTAAATCTTAGTTGTGTTCCAAACTGATGAGTTAGACACATAATAAAGGAACAATTTGGCAAGAGTAGTGTGCATGCATGTTTTGCCGTAGCTCACTTACACGTGCTCACATTTTAAATGCCAACATTTTATTCAACTACATACGTCTCTAGAAAAGAAATACTCTATAAGAATGTTTAGATTTGAGTAGGCTTGTTTCAACAAACAGTGTTGTGTGTTATTTCACTTTATCTATTTTCATGACTGTAAAAACATATGGATcctgaaatattttaatttggagTGAACCACCACATAGGTCACCGAGATTGTAAGCATCAATTACTTTAGTCCATAACTCAGTAAaactcttgttttttttcccaAATTTTGCAAAATGTCATTCACTTCAATCTTTTCTGACTGCATTTTTAATTGTCATTAAGTACTAAAGTGAATGGCATTTcacaaagtcagggactaaggttacatttttataaattcagGGACTAAAGTAATCGACACTTACAATCTTACGACCAATGTGGGGGGTTtactaaatttatataaacatcTTTAGCTATGATGGATCTATTATGTGTACTTGCTCTCAGTTATCAACAGCTTTCTTACTCCACTTTATGTTCCATTAATAGATACCAACTGATCAGAGTACATCCTAAAAGCCTTGGAGAAAACTGCAAGTGGTTGGAGATGTTTGAAGAGACCGATGTTGTAATGTTCTCAGTTGCCTTATCTGACTATGATGAGTACACTACAGACAGTAAAGGAGTTTCTACCAACAAAATGTTGGTAGCTAAgaatctctttgaaaacataatttCTCATCGAAGCTTCCATAACAAAAAATTTCTCCTAGTATTGACTAAATTTGATCTGCTTGAGGAGAAGATTGAACACATTCCTCTAGCACAATGTGAATGGTTTAGCGACTTCCAACCATTTATCAGTCCCAATCAGAAGAAAGGCTGTAGCAATGGCAATAATAACTCTTCATTAGCACAATGTGCTTTTCAATACATTGCTGTCAAGTTTAAGAGATTGTTCCTTTCCATCACTGGCCGAATTCTCTTTGTTTCACTGGTTAATGGATTGGAACCTGATACTATTGATGAAGCTCTCAGATATGGAAGGGAGGTTATGGAGTGGGAAAAATGGGATCCCTCTATTGTAACTGATCCAAAGTCCGAGAATACTTCAACAAGCATTGATGAGCAAAGTTACTTATGTTAATTTGTAtggtttaattacttatttgatttttatagttacaaactttttcttttagtctttatacTTAAAAACATCCTTTATTAGTCTCTATACATACAATGTTTGATATCTTTTAGTTCTCATGAActaaaaggaattaaaaatgatatatgtAGGGGTCACTGTACTTAAAAACATCTTTAATCCCTACATATATCATTTTTAAGTATAGTAACTAAAAGGAAGAGTATTTGTAACTATAGTTACCAAGTGATTAATTAAACTCATCTGTATAGAGAAACTTAATTCTGTAAAGGGGCTTAAAAGAGTTCATGATTTTCCATACAGGGATGAAAAAGTGATACTTAAGGTGAGGGattcataaaattttgaatatagaTTCATTAGGCTGGACcccaatatttaattttgatcttgTTCACAATGGGTCTTAGTCTTGCGAAATTGTCTATGTACAGATATACTTGTACACCACGAAACATAAAGGGGAAGAACAGAGAAAAGGGTTGGCCATTTTGTCATCTTGAATATGAAATTGAAGATTAATTTGTCCTCTACTTTTGTTACGAGAAGAAAATAATGTTCACTTGTTTGCCAAAAATATCCATTAGTACGAAAGATTTTGTTTATTCTTTCCTATAGGCCAATTTAGTCCTTGTCTGCATGAAGATATTATAGCTATTTGGTAATGTACGAGTATCACTTTTCATGTCTCCGACCAATCCTTGATATTTTTAGGTTTTCCAAATATCTTGATGAGAGCAGAATGCTTTACCCCTAATATCTTGTAACTTCAAAGATTTCGAGCTAAGGACATGCATACTAAATTTGATAGAAAGGTGTAAGAGATTTCTCTATCactttttttagagtttttttttttttaaagattgttcTTTGTCTAAAGTGTTGTGTAATGGAGGAGATTAAATATCGAAAAAATTTTCATCAATATATTACGAGCACTCCACACAAGTAAGGTGTAAGAGATTTCTCTatcactttttttaaattttttttaaagattgttcTTTGCCTAAAGTGTTGTGCATCGGAAGAGACTAAATATCGGGAAGTTCTTTATCAATATATTACAAGCACACCACACATGTAAGCTGGATATCACACACTAAGTCAAAATCTTAAGGTAATAAAACTCTTTATTGATCACTTAGGTTTATTTTCATGAGACACATgtcttctttataaaaaaaaagtcttgttGAAACCTAACTTTATTTTGACTTtctaattaatgttgttttcttgtttgaattatttaatataactcTACTTGTATACATGCATCTCAAGAATATTCTTTCAAGACTAATTAAACAATGAAAATTCATAAATTgtgataacattaattattaaaagagaataagtttcaaaaattttagtaggctaaaatatatttttaattcttaatatatttccaaattttatgtttgctccttaataatatttatttttgcatttttattaaaacaataattttgtttttggtccttATCACTTTTTTCAGTCCttgataaattaatgaattaaaaacctaataataaatatttttttagaaaataaatacaaaatcactaatttatcaagaactaaaaaatgctaaagattaaaaatattttttttgttttatggagaaataaaaacaaagaaacttTTTATAAAGGAATAAACACAAATTttagatatttataataaatcatagACATATTTTAACCATTTTAATACATCCATCATAAATTGCGTTGGTTTACGTAATAAAGGAAATTTTTAAAGCTGACACTATatgctaattaaaaaatttggatataattttaatcattacaaCCTGAGTGAAAGGTTTCTTTTCATGCCTTTTGTAATTGAGTCTTAGTAGGAAACATTGGTAGGCCAAAAGTTACATATCATCAAGGTTTGATTATGGTTAAGGGACAGATATTACTaatcaaaaaattgataatccaaaaatattaatttagtatGGTTGTAGCtaaaaaaagtcataaaaacaaatacaatcAATCGATGTTATCATGGTGTTAAATTGTGGTTCAATACCGTAATTATGGCCACAACCTAAAGGTTGTTTTGAATTACTGTAACTGTATCACGACCGCAATTGTGACAGTCACATTTTTCATAATTCCCCATAACGTAAAGATTTTTCAACTCACGCAAccgtaaattaaaataatggatgCACCTAATATTAGGATCGTATTATATGCTTGCAAGCAAAAACTTGATGTTATAGTCGAAGTAACAGACTATTTTCTAAAGACCTTGGTAATAATTCATGATTATGGtacaattttatttgataaaagatTCTTGGAATAGTATTTAATTTAAGAAGGTACATACACCCTTTGTAGTTGTTGGCACCAAATAAAATCAATAGGTTCCATCCAAATTTTAGCATTGGCACAAAAAACCAGCAACTAGACCAACCAAAATTCTTAATTTGCACATTTCCAATAGTTAACACTTAACACATCATTTCCATTACAAACCTCCTTCTCTTAATTATCAACTAAATCGTAcacaatatataataaacaaCACATTTTGAGCACCTAGCACACACATGCACATGCGTCAGCATGGCACAAATCTATCCATAAGCAAACACACTGTTGCCTCTGACATGGTTTCATGAGTGCTGTCTCTCTGAACAGCCATGATAGCCTTGTGAGCCTCCTTCTCCACgactctttcttcttcttctgaccCCTCTTTGCCTTTGGAAAAGAGGCTCTTCCGGGCCATGACAACTTTCTCTCTGAGCTTTGTCAGCTCCCCCTTCCACCCCTCTACCATGGCagacattttttttcctcagcACTCAATTCgttatatttgtatataaaaaaaaaaaaactatcactCACTCTCACAAAAACTATGTAATCTAAGAACCCCTTTTGTTTCTTGATCTCTCtccaatttttgttttaattggtaCGTGGTTAGAGTGAAACTGttcatgtttatatagaaaCTAGAAAGGGGAATGAACCTCGAAAGTGGGTGTAGGTTTATAAAAGGGATGTTTTGGCGCTTTTTTTGATACAATGGCGCATAAGGAAGGATACCAATGGGATATACTGCCAGTTTGGGATATTTTTTTGGAAGATTTATATCTTGGCTGCTGAATTCCATGAGTAGTGGTGCATATTCATTCACTTTCATAATGGTCTCCTTTGGTTACTTTGACTCCGCGTGTATCAAGGCATTATcacatattaaatttattttcatgtataatatttcagtttatttttaagaataacgGGTACTTttaggttttaattttaaaattttaaattcaattcttttgaattaatcatattttatttatttatttatacttgtagaatttaattaaattagtaatatttttttgtagttttaaatgtttttatttatattttaaataaatttaaagatgtGCAATATTTGCAAATTGAAATTTAAGtgtgaaaaaaaacttaaaatcatttaattgattaagaGCATTTTCAGGACCATTTTAAGAACATTTAATTCCAGTATTAAAAAAAGACCATTTGAGAACCTTTCAGGATAGTTCATTCCCTATTCCGTTGTGGACAGAGAGAAGAGAATTCAGTTATGCACAACCAAAATGCCAAATTGGTTTTTCCTATTCGATTGTAGGGAGAGAAGAAAAGACAATTCAGTCATGGGCAACCATTTGAGAGCATTTCAAGACAGTTAATTTTTTCTTCGTTATTGCTGTTGTTTAATGAGATTATATTTAAGTTGTCATATTTACTTTCTTATTctacttaccttgaattaattaaacctTTTAGAAATGAATTTCCAAACCAAAGtaaattcttattaaaaattaccTACGAATTTTGTAGGTATCCCAAGAAATGAGTTTCAAAATTAGAGTAAGCTCTTCAAAACAATTTATGCAAAACTATCTACGCACGAAAGCATACCTAGGcaataaaggaaaacaaattgGACAGAGAAATATAAAAGGCTCAAAGCCAACATACAAAGCAAACAACAAAGTATAGTCGAAAAAAGttctcttatttaatttattcaacatTGATAATATTACATTGATTTTGGATCAAATCCTACAATAAAGATGACAAAACCACCTCCCTAGTGCATAGTATACAAAGATAACACTTAGAAAAATCCACAAAGGGAAAGGAGAATATAGAGACAACAAAGACCATTCCAAAAGCAATCGACGGCCCAAAAGAGCTTTCCAAATGGGAGAAGGCCAAAATAGAAAAGCCAACACCACcttcttgaaaaaaatacaatgcTCACAGCAACATCTAGATCATTCGAGCGGGCTAGAAGAAGAAAGTATACTAATGCCTTGGGACTCTTCCTCAACCTAGGCGGAGCGACTGCAAAAGAAGGCCAAAAAGGAACGGTTTGACCTTGTAGGAGAGCTCTTGGGATGATTTTTAGACACTAAAACTAGGCAAAAAAACTTGTTGGTGTCTAAACCTTTAATCACTCAAGCCATGTTGAGAAAGATTAAGGGTGCTCCAAGCAACCTCCAAACTTACATTAGCCACTCTAGCATTTTGGAGACAATGAGCATGTTCATCAAAATGACTAGACTgactaataaaaggaaaaagaggtTGAGCAtcaaagtgaaagaaaaattgTGAGTTTTTGAATGGAAAGAAACCAAGAGAAAAAAGTACTAGcgaaaaggaagaaaagttcATATTTATAAGTAGAAGAGAaaacactattaaaaaaaaggctttctacatcggtcaattaacatcggttattgcaaaaaccaatgttaacgaaagcgcggtggcatttttgtaaataaatggagttacttaacatcggttttataaaaaccgatgttaagtacttaatgttaacatcggttatttaaataaccgatgttaacatgatgttaagatgaatatgttaacatcggttttgtaaaaactaatgttaacttCATagtgttaacattggttttgacaaaatcgatgttaaggagttgaactaaacatcgattttttgagaaaccgatgttaccttgttgatgttaacatcggtttttagaaaaccgatgttaacagatTCATCCTAACATTGGTTAtccttaaaaaaccgatgttgatgtTGTTATGTTAATAAGTTAAAACGTGTTGAAATTTCACAACTTGCGCGCTCGAAAACCCTGCTgcactctctcttctctttctcctcccacCTGAAATCTGTCGGAAACCGCTCGGTCGACACCCACAT contains:
- the LOC114419194 gene encoding extra-large guanine nucleotide-binding protein 1-like translates to MASLVRKLRPSSVPTVTVETEDSLSSYEYSLAVVYNGPPLSYSIPEIPAFKIDQIPIATIASLSHDDVSVPVIQPLGKSLHKRKQNHWVTDSVVLSSLDSCAVDSPPAPDGVDGDMHKSSPDTLEFPDDRDGTFLHTTSDTTESGPGSVTTSLFAPSDEICSFREEEQTPSPTPKHVKRVSAVTFCDPESNYMVETDSDEFGDSQVESVPVMERAVRPGKKGSCYRCLKGNRLTPKEVCIVCSAKYCRSCVVRAMGSMPEGRKCVTCIGYRIYERNRSKLGKCSRMMKLLLSELTVTQVMDDERSCEANQIPPELVCVNLQPLNREQLKLLLNCRNPPKQLKPGSYWYDKASGFWGKDGQPPSQIISPQLDVGGRLHKNASNGNTNVIINDREITQKERLILQLAGVPCEGTPNFWVNADGSYREEGQRNDRGCIWDKRVARLACAILSLPVPSKSVALSCEGETANTDSVHRKILHKFLLVGSVNSGACTIFKQAKLLYNDPFSENELQNIKSVIQSNLFTYLGILLEGRAHFEEESLLENRKRRSVDESTSSGNIGSDDVETTLYSIGSRLKAFSDWLLKYMVSGNLDTIFPAATREYGPMVEGLWKDKAIQATYDRRNELKMLPRSANYFLDRAVEISKTDYEPSDTDILYAEGISLSNSLTSMEFCFPKSNSEDSLFPEYQHESSLRYQLIRVHPKSLGENCKWLEMFEETDVVMFSVALSDYDEYTTDSKGVSTNKMLVAKNLFENIISHRSFHNKKFLLVLTKFDLLEEKIEHIPLAQCEWFSDFQPFISPNQKKGCSNGNNNSSLAQCAFQYIAVKFKRLFLSITGRILFVSLVNGLEPDTIDEALRYGREVMEWEKWDPSIVTDPKSENTSTSIDEQSYLC